A genome region from Populus alba chromosome 5, ASM523922v2, whole genome shotgun sequence includes the following:
- the LOC118051352 gene encoding GDP-mannose 3,5-epimerase 2: MGTADGSYGAYTYEALEREPYWPSEKLRISITGAGGFIASHIARRLKAEGHYIIASDWKKNEHMTEDMFCNEFHLVDLRVMDNCLKVTKDVDHVFNLAADMGGMGFIQSNHSVIMYNNTMISFNMLEASRINGVKRLFYASSACIYPEFKQLETNVSLKESDAWPAEPQDAYGLEKLATEELCKHYTKDFGIECRIGRFHNIYGPFGTWKGGREKAPAAFCRKAITSIDKFEMWGDGLQTRSFTFIDECVEGVLRLTKSDFREPVNIGSDEMVSMNEMAEIVLSFENKNLPIHHIPGPEGVRGRNSDNTLIKEKLGWAPTMRLKDGLRITYFWIKEQIEKEKSQGIDLSIYGSSKVVGTQAPVQLGSLRAADGKE; this comes from the exons ATGGGGACTGCTGACGGAAGCTATGGTGCTTACACCTATGAGGCCCTCGAGAGGGAGCCTTACTGGCCATCTGAAAAGCTCAGAATTTCCATCACTGGGGCAGGGGGTTTTATTGCCTCCCACATTGCTCGCCGTTTGAAGGCTGAGGGTCATTACATTATTGCTTCTGACTGGAAGAAGAATGAGCACATGACAGAAGACATGTTTTGTAATGAATTCCATCTTGTTGATCTGAGAGTCATGGATAATTGCTTGAAGGTTACAAAAGATGTAGACCATGTTTTCAACCTTGCTGCTGATATGGGCGGGATGGGCTTCATTCAGTCCAACCATTCTGTCATTATGTATAACAACACAATGATCAGCTTCAACATGCTTGAAGCCTCCAGGATCAATGGGGTTAAGAG GTTGTTTTATGCCTCTAGTGCTTGTATTTACCCTGAATTTAAGCAGCTGGAGACTAATGTGAGCCTGAAGGAATCTGATGCATGGCCTGCAGAG CCTCAAGATGCTTATGGATTGGAGAAGCTTGCAACGGAAGAGCTGTGCAAGCATTACACCAAAGACTTTGGAATTGAATGCCGTATTGGAAGATTCCATAACATTTATGGTCCTTTTGGAACATGGAAAG GTGGCAGGGAGAAGGCACCCGCTGCTTTCTGCAGAAAGGCTATCACTTCCATTGATAAATTCGAGATGTGGGGAGATGGACTTCAAACCCGATCTTTCACATTCATTGATGAGTGTGTGGAAGGTGTGCTTAG ATTGACAAAGTCAGACTTCCGTGAGCCAGTGAACATCGGAAGTGATGAGATGGTTAGCATGAATGAGATGGCTGAGATTGTTCTCAGCTTTGAGAACAAGAATCTCCCCATTCATCACATTCCTGGCCCAGAAGGTGTGCGTGGGCGTAACTCCGACAACACACTAATCAAAGAGAAGCTTGGTTGGGCTCCTACAATGAGGCTGAAG GATGGGCTGAGAATTACTTACTTTTGGATTAAGGAACAGATTGAGAAAGAGAAATCTCAAGGAATTGACCTCTCTATTTATGGTTCATCGAAAGTGGTGGGAACTCAAGCACCTGTTCAATTGGGCTCGCTCCGCGCTGCTGATGGTAAAGAATGA